One genomic region from Merismopedia glauca CCAP 1448/3 encodes:
- a CDS encoding ATP phosphoribosyltransferase regulatory subunit: MVDQSSTSQYNSQRLEDKNLSFYSSSVRDLLPLDVAQKCCIEAHLQQVFQKWGYHRIITSTLERLDALMAGGAIKPKTVLQLENAEAGTLGLRPELTASIARASVTRMGSIYPQRLYYNDNVFRRSLDGDSGSQQEFYQAGVELLGAGGLLADAEILLLLADSLQELGVDDWHLVLGESGLTRSLLATFPTQLQAEVRLCLAHLDRIGLENLGLIPEQLEIALSLFDLRGEPEVVLESVSQLPLDELAIATVDNLKSLIGLLQKNSKTKLPLILDLSLIQTFDYYTGIVFEVVSYTASQTRVIGQGGRYDRLLGLYHPQGKNYPGIGFSLNIEDLHQVLTNKDILPQKTPASDWLVVSTSPEAHSAALAHAQKLRSGDNLVRVEMEISDRTQKADILDYALRSRIPNIAWVQADGTIEKSEVRSQKSEVKTNS, from the coding sequence ATGGTAGATCAATCATCAACTTCTCAGTACAATTCACAGCGTCTAGAAGATAAAAATCTGAGTTTTTACTCTTCTAGTGTGAGGGATTTGCTTCCCTTAGACGTGGCTCAAAAATGCTGCATTGAAGCTCATTTACAACAAGTATTTCAAAAATGGGGCTATCACCGCATTATCACTTCTACTTTAGAAAGATTAGATGCGCTAATGGCTGGTGGAGCAATTAAACCTAAGACAGTGCTTCAGTTAGAAAATGCTGAAGCTGGAACCTTGGGTTTAAGACCAGAATTAACGGCTTCTATCGCTAGAGCGTCAGTCACGCGCATGGGATCGATTTATCCCCAACGCTTGTACTATAACGATAACGTTTTCCGCCGTTCTCTTGATGGAGATAGTGGCAGTCAGCAAGAGTTTTATCAAGCAGGAGTCGAACTTTTAGGTGCAGGGGGGTTGTTAGCAGATGCCGAAATTTTGTTATTGCTAGCAGATAGCTTACAGGAATTGGGGGTCGATGATTGGCATTTGGTTTTAGGAGAATCTGGGTTAACCAGGTCGCTTTTGGCTACTTTTCCCACCCAATTACAAGCAGAAGTCAGACTTTGTTTAGCTCATCTCGACCGGATTGGCTTGGAAAACCTGGGTTTAATCCCCGAACAACTGGAAATAGCTTTATCTTTATTTGATTTACGTGGCGAACCAGAGGTAGTATTAGAAAGTGTCAGTCAGCTACCCTTAGATGAGTTGGCGATCGCCACAGTTGATAACCTCAAATCTCTGATCGGACTGCTACAAAAAAATAGTAAAACTAAACTGCCTCTTATCCTAGATTTAAGCTTAATTCAAACATTTGATTACTACACCGGTATTGTGTTTGAAGTTGTCAGTTACACTGCATCTCAAACCAGAGTAATTGGACAAGGTGGTCGCTACGATCGCCTGTTAGGTTTATACCATCCTCAAGGGAAAAATTATCCAGGTATTGGTTTTTCATTGAATATTGAAGATTTACACCAAGTATTAACTAATAAAGATATTTTACCGCAAAAAACACCTGCTAGCGACTGGCTAGTTGTATCTACCAGCCCTGAAGCTCATAGTGCTGCTTTAGCTCACGCTCAGAAATTGAGGAGTGGTGACAACTTGGTGCGAGTAGAAATGGAGATTAGCGATCGCACTCAAAAAGCTGATATCTTAGATTACGCCCTTCGTTCTCGCATCCCCAATATTGCCTGGGTACAAGCAGATGGCACTATAGAAAAGTCAGAAGTCAGAAGTCAGAAGTCAGAAGTCAAGACGAATAGCTAG
- a CDS encoding indolepyruvate ferredoxin oxidoreductase subunit alpha: MPHTIVTNTCEGIADCVDACPVACIHPGPAKNAKGTDWFWIDFSTCIDCGICLQVCPVEGAILPEERPELQQTP; the protein is encoded by the coding sequence GTGCCTCATACCATTGTCACTAATACCTGCGAAGGTATTGCAGATTGCGTTGATGCTTGTCCAGTAGCTTGTATTCACCCTGGTCCTGCCAAAAATGCTAAGGGCACCGATTGGTTCTGGATTGACTTTAGCACTTGTATTGATTGTGGTATTTGCCTACAGGTATGCCCAGTTGAAGGGGCGATACTACCAGAAGAGCGCCCTGAACTCCAACAAACCCCTTAA